A single Nostoc sp. PCC 7107 DNA region contains:
- a CDS encoding ammonium transporter, which produces MLKKVLTIAAMTLLFVGWPLMGNAFAQTAAAPPTSDTGDTAFMLVSSALVLLMTPGLAFFYGGFVRSRNILNTLMMSFVLMAIVGVTWVLWGYSLAFAPGNPIIGGLQWLGLNGVGLETTNYLQGSEPNEVVSYAPTIPHQAYMIYQAMFAIISPALISGAIAERMSFRAYSLFVLLWSTFIYSPLAHMVWAKGGFLGLYGGLGALDFAGGTVVHISSGVSALVAAIVLGPRKTHPDRLSPPHNVPFILLGAGLLWFGWFGFNAGSALSVASGTSGNVATNIATTAFVATNTAAAAGALMWLILEATLRGKPTAVGAATGAVAGLVGITPAAGFVTPLAAILIGFITSFVCFYAVSFKHKLQIDDALDTYPVHGVGGTVGAILTAVFATTQVNGGGKDGLLQGNFGELGVELTAIMIAYAIAAGGTFIILKVIDATVGLRVKEEAEIQGLDINEHGEEGYNSEFGGDRPVN; this is translated from the coding sequence GTGTTGAAGAAAGTTTTGACGATCGCGGCTATGACCCTATTATTTGTAGGATGGCCGTTAATGGGCAATGCTTTTGCCCAAACAGCAGCAGCGCCACCTACATCTGATACAGGAGATACAGCATTTATGCTGGTATCATCAGCACTAGTTTTGTTGATGACACCAGGATTAGCGTTCTTTTACGGTGGATTTGTGCGATCGCGCAATATCCTCAACACTTTGATGATGAGCTTTGTGTTGATGGCCATAGTTGGCGTTACCTGGGTATTGTGGGGTTATAGTCTGGCTTTTGCACCAGGGAATCCAATTATAGGCGGTTTACAGTGGCTCGGTTTAAACGGTGTGGGTCTAGAAACAACTAATTATCTCCAAGGTTCCGAGCCGAATGAGGTAGTTTCTTATGCTCCCACAATTCCCCATCAGGCATACATGATTTATCAAGCTATGTTTGCCATTATCAGCCCAGCATTGATTTCCGGTGCGATCGCTGAACGGATGAGTTTCCGCGCCTACAGTTTATTTGTCTTACTGTGGTCAACCTTTATTTATAGCCCCCTCGCTCACATGGTCTGGGCAAAAGGTGGATTCCTCGGCTTATACGGTGGTTTAGGCGCTCTCGACTTTGCGGGTGGGACAGTGGTGCATATTAGTTCTGGGGTTTCAGCGTTAGTGGCTGCGATCGTTCTCGGCCCCCGCAAAACTCACCCAGACCGCCTCAGTCCACCCCACAACGTGCCTTTCATTTTGTTAGGTGCTGGCTTATTGTGGTTTGGTTGGTTTGGTTTCAACGCTGGTAGTGCTTTATCTGTTGCTAGTGGAACTTCTGGTAATGTAGCTACTAATATAGCAACTACCGCCTTTGTTGCTACCAATACCGCGGCGGCGGCGGGGGCCTTGATGTGGCTGATTTTAGAAGCAACACTACGAGGTAAACCAACTGCTGTAGGTGCGGCTACAGGGGCGGTTGCAGGTCTGGTAGGCATTACCCCAGCCGCAGGATTTGTGACTCCTTTAGCCGCAATTTTAATTGGTTTTATTACCTCCTTTGTCTGCTTCTATGCAGTCAGTTTCAAACACAAGCTCCAAATTGACGATGCTTTAGATACCTATCCCGTGCATGGTGTTGGTGGTACAGTTGGGGCAATCTTAACCGCAGTATTTGCCACAACTCAAGTTAATGGCGGTGGTAAAGACGGGTTATTGCAAGGTAACTTTGGCGAACTAGGAGTAGAACTAACAGCAATTATGATTGCTTATGCGATCGCCGCAGGTGGCACTTTTATTATTCTCAAAGTTATCGATGCTACCGTTGGTCTGCGGGTCAAAGAAGAAGCCGAAATTCAAGGTTTGGATATCAACGAACACGGTGAAGAAGGTTACAACTCAGAATTTGGTGGCGATCGGCCTGTTAATTAA
- a CDS encoding YnfA family protein, translating into MIKSLIYFIWTGLFELGGCYLIWLWLRQDQSFWLGILGGISLVLYGVISTFQPANFGRVYAAYGGIFIAMAMLWGWQVDKVTPDSYDLIGTFLALLSVLIIMFAPRN; encoded by the coding sequence ATGATTAAGTCCCTAATTTATTTTATTTGGACTGGTTTATTTGAACTGGGTGGCTGTTATCTCATTTGGTTATGGTTAAGGCAAGACCAGTCATTTTGGTTGGGGATTTTGGGTGGAATTAGTTTAGTTCTTTATGGTGTAATTTCTACTTTTCAGCCTGCGAATTTTGGGAGAGTTTACGCGGCGTATGGTGGCATTTTTATCGCAATGGCAATGCTTTGGGGTTGGCAAGTAGATAAAGTTACACCTGATAGTTACGACTTGATTGGTACGTTTTTAGCATTACTTAGTGTCTTAATTATCATGTTTGCACCTAGAAATTAA
- a CDS encoding SGNH/GDSL hydrolase family protein yields MTTSAKTFPIWALLSLATNGILMLAVILLILQQQKLTAVFGSLPSQQTVNASQTVTPDLGRHYQLNYEQWLDVLKQEAKAATEKNPEHLSILAGDSISLWFPTELLPENRYWLNQAISGENSTGLLKRLEIFDSTKPEIIFVMIGINDLIRGDSDEVILENQRQIIRYLRKTHPTAQVVVQSILPHGAEEATWEGRDKLLLLPNTRINQLNQQLKRIAARRGAKYLDLYSLFANQQGNLRPELSTDGLHLSPAGYLVWRTALQIYTQSGT; encoded by the coding sequence GTGACCACTTCTGCAAAAACCTTCCCCATTTGGGCATTGTTATCGTTGGCAACCAACGGCATACTCATGTTGGCGGTCATCCTGCTGATTTTACAACAGCAGAAATTGACCGCTGTTTTTGGTAGTTTGCCTTCACAACAGACAGTTAACGCATCCCAAACTGTTACACCCGATTTAGGCCGCCATTATCAACTCAATTACGAACAGTGGTTAGATGTTCTCAAACAAGAAGCTAAAGCCGCTACTGAGAAAAATCCTGAGCATTTAAGTATCTTGGCTGGAGACTCTATCAGTCTGTGGTTTCCGACAGAATTATTACCAGAGAATAGATATTGGCTTAATCAAGCAATTTCTGGTGAAAATAGTACTGGACTCTTAAAAAGATTAGAGATATTTGATAGCACCAAACCAGAGATCATTTTTGTGATGATTGGCATCAATGACCTCATTCGTGGAGACAGCGATGAGGTGATTTTAGAGAATCAGCGGCAAATTATCAGATACCTCCGCAAGACTCATCCCACAGCGCAAGTCGTTGTCCAGTCAATTTTGCCACATGGTGCAGAAGAAGCAACCTGGGAAGGACGAGATAAACTTCTGCTTCTTCCCAACACTCGCATTAACCAACTAAATCAACAATTAAAACGCATAGCAGCTAGACGCGGCGCAAAATATCTCGATTTATATTCCTTATTTGCTAATCAACAAGGTAATCTTCGTCCTGAACTTTCGACTGATGGTTTACATCTAAGTCCCGCTGGCTACTTGGTTTGGCGTACCGCATTGCAGATTTATACTCAATCAGGAACTTAA